DNA from Planctomycetaceae bacterium:
CGTATAAAATCGCGTCGCGCGAAGTTAAAAAAGAAAACACGCAGATAAAAATCGGCGAAAAAGGTTTTCCGCTGGGTGGGAAAAAGGTCGGTGTAATTGCCGGCCCATGTTCGGTTGAAAATGAAAAGCAATTATTATACACTGCTGAAAAGGTCGCCGCTGCCGGCTGCATAGGTCTGCGGGCAGGGGCGTTCAAACCCAGAACGAGTCCTTATGCCTTTCAGGGGCTTGGCGTTGAAGGTTTGAAACTTTTGGCAAAGGCGAAAAAGAACACCGGTCTTGCGATTGTTACCGAAGTTGTCGCTGTTGAGCAGATTGAAGTTGTCGCTGAATATGTTGATGTGTTGCAGGTTGGAGCGAGAAATATGCAGCATTATCCGCTGCTCGAGGCACTCGGCAAAGTTAATAAGCCGGTACTGCTCAAACGCGGAATGAGCGCGCAGCTCGATGAATTTTTACTTGCCGCCGAATATATTATTAACGCAGGCAATTCGCAGGTCATACTTTGCGAAAGAGGAATTAGAACATTCGAGGATTATGTCCGCAACACTCTTGCGCTGGCGATAGTGCCGGAGCTGAAAGCCAGAACGCATTTGCCTGTGGTTGTTGACCCATCGCACGGAACAGGCCATGCGCACATGATTCCGGCGATGAGTCGTGCAGCGATCGCCGCAGGGGCAGATGGCCTGCTGATTGAATGTCATCACGACCCTGAACACGCATTAAGCGATGGTGCGCAGTCGATTACGCCGGAAGTTCTCGCGCAGTTGATGACGCAGATTAAGGCAATCGCCAAAGCTATCGACCGCGACGCATAGGAATCCTGCATTTTAGGAAAAAACTTCTGTTATTATCGGAAAGAAAGTCTGTTTACGTCCGATAACTAAAGCACGTCAATTTCTCCAAACCCTCATTATTGCCGCAAAAACAAATAAATATCAGAAAAAGATATGAATTGTATGTTTGGCACTTTTTTTGCTCATTAGTTCACTACATTTATTTTTTTACGCACCGAAAGGGGGTGAACGATTATGGACATTAGTGCAATTGGACAGAGTGTGCTATCAAGTATGTACCAGGCTAACAATAGCAAGAAGCCTGATGCGACAAGCATGGCAAATTCCCTCATGGAAAAACTTGATACCAACAGCGATGGCTCTCTGAATGCCGATGAAATCAGCAATGCAGAAGGTGATCTCGCCGAGAAAATCACAGGCGCAGATTCAGACGAAGACGGCAGTGTTTCATTGGAAGAGCTAATCGCGGACATCACGAAGTTTGAGGGAGGCATGAGGCCTAACATGCCGCCGCCACCGCCGTCAGAAGACGACGCCGAAGATATGGCAACCAATATCATCGATGAATTAGACACCAATAAAGACGGTGTTTTGAGCCTTGATGAGATTATGGCCGGCGGAGAGAAAGCCGAGAAAATTCTCGATGCTGACTCTAACGGGGATGGTCAGGTGACCGAGGATGAACTCGTCGAGGACATCACAAAGATGCAGCAGCAGATGGAGACTGAAAATAAAATTAGCAGTCTCACAGATTTAGCGTTGAACACGTATGCATCAGCTACAAACATCCTCGAATCTGACGATTCCTTGCTTAGTTTAGCTGCTTAGTGGTAATCTAAGCGGTAACGGTGGTCTTAGCGAGTTGCAGCTCCTAAGGCCACTTTTTATTTTCGTCATTATCAATAAATAGTTAAGTTTTTTATTTTAGAATGTTTTTGCGATGGATTGCGCGTCAGCTATGGCTTTATCTTGTGCCTTGTTGACGGTTTGTTCATCCTGAAGTGTCGGCTGGCAGATAATTGATTTTATGTCCGTAAAACCAATGAAGCCAAGAATGAAATCGAGATATTTTTTCTGAAAGTCGATTGGCGAACTTTCATCGAAACTGCCTCCGCGGGCATAAATAACGCACATAGGCTTACCGCCTGCAAGTCCTTTATAAACGCCGTTCGCTGCGCTGAATGTATAGCCCGGCTGGAGTATGATATCGAGGTAGTGCTTGAGTTTATAAGGGATGCTGAAGTTCCACATCGGCGTTGAGATTAGATATTTGTCAGCGGATTTGAATTGCGCAATGATTTTTTCAATCTGCGACCATTTTTTCACCTGTTCAGGAGTTTTTTCCTTGCCGTGTATGATTGCGTATTTAGATTCCGCTGCGAAATTGTCAAATTCAGGCAGCGGGATATCGAACAGATCGTTGACTATGATTTTATCTTCTGGGTTTGTCTGCTGATATGCAGTCAAAAATTCCCTTGCGATACTGTGCGAATGACTTCGTTGTTCTCTTGGCGACGCTTTTATGTAAAGAAGATTTTTCATATATTTTGATTTTTGATATTTGATATTTGATTTACGTCAACTCAACAGACCAGTATGCGTGGTCGAGGAATTGTTTCCAGCTATGGTATCTTTCGTGCGAAAGGTGCAGATGCACAGTCGGATTGCGTTTTGGTTTTACCGGCAGTTTTGTAAGCTTCATATTGGCTTCTTTTGGTGTTCTGCCGCCTTTTTTAGCGTTGCATTTGGTGCAGGCGCAAACGAGATTCTCCCAGTTTGCAGCTCCGCCGCAGCTTTTAGGTACAACATGGTCGAGAGACAATTCAGAGGTTGGGAATTTTTTACCGCAGTATTGACAGTGGTTGTTGTCGCGGGCAAAGATGTTGCGTCGATTAAACTTTACATCATTTCTCGGTAATCTGTCATAAAACAGCAGCCGGACGATTCTCGGCACCGCGATATGGAAATTGACAGAGGTTATCCAGTCGTGTTGTGTGGGTTCAAAGGTGAGTTTCATCTGGCTGATATCGCGCCAGCTCTCAAAATCGTAGTTGTAATATTGACCTTGTTCATAGGAGATAACTTCAGCGAGGTCTCGGCACAGCATGCACAAGGCTCTTTTGACGTTTATGATGCGCAGCGGCATATAGTGTTTGTTCAGCACAAGCACACTGCACGTCAAACCAGATTGTGGTTCGAAAATAGACATTTTCCTCACACCTGTTACTTAACTATCACAAAAGGAGGACATTTTCAAGTTAAATTTTCGTAAATTCCGGATATACAAAGTAGGGGCGTAAATTCAAAATGGCATTTGCCAAACAGGTGTTTTTGGTTTATAAAATAGCATAAAGCAAAGGCGTTCGTAAATCCGTAGATTTGTAGGGTGGGCTTTAGCCCACGCGGAAGTTTTGAGCATTGTGATTTTGGTAATTTGATATTGTTTAGGGTTTAGAAATTCGGATTTCGGATTTTAATATATAGTGTTTATTCGTGTCGGAGCGAATGGGTAGATTCGTGGTTTTTAAGTTACGCTAAGTTGTGTTTGGGAGTTTATGCAATGTCTAAAGTATTAGCTTTCGTTTGCGTTGTTTTTTTTGCAATTCAAAATTCCGGCTGCTGCATCGCTGATGTTACTGATAGTCCATACTAACTAAACAGAATATAGCAGTTGATATTACATTAAAGGTGGGAAAAAAATGGCATCTGGTGCAGCAAGTTTGAGGGATGTCGCGCAGGCGGCAAACGTGTCCGTTCCAACGGCTTCGCGTATTCTTCGCAGGGTAGATATTGCGAGATTTTCTGAAGATACGTGCAGCAGGGTATGGGCAGCTGCGGAAAAACTCCGTTATCGTCCAAATATGCTGGTCAAAGGGCTTCAAACAGGCCTGACGCATACGATAGGTGCAATGGTTCCTCCTTTTGATTCTTACTGGTCGTCGGTTTTATACGGTATTCACGACACGTTGATTTCAGTTGATTTCGTTCCGATTAATCTTTGGGTTCGCCACGGCGATAATTTTGCCAGCAGCGGGCCGGTGGATGATTTGGAACAGATTCACAGGCTTATAGACAGGCGTATTGACGGCGTGATAATGTGGCCGCCGATAACGCCGGATTTTTACGAACACAATGAAGAGCTGGCGTCAAGAAATGTTCCTGTTGTTACAATCGACCATGAGCTTCCGGTAAAATATGGTGCGGATTCAGTTACGACAAATGAAGAGCATGGCGCTGAACTTGTGGCGAAACATTTATTGGATTTGGGGCATCGTAACATAGCGCACTTTGGCGATATTGGTATTGATACGTACAGTTGGGCGCAACGACGCAGAAGATTTTTTGAAAAGCGAATTGATACGGTACAGGGGGCTTCGTGTTTTGCTGTCGAGAAACCGAAGAACGCTGACGGCATTGAAATCGCGAAGAAAATATTGACAGCTAATCCGCGTCCGACAGCCGTTTATGCCGCCAGCGATACGCTTGCCCGATATGTATATCTTGCCGCGGCGGAACTTAAATTGAGAATTCCGGAACATTTGTCTGTTGTTGGGTTTGCCGATTTGGATTTCGCGGCGTATATGATGCCGGCACTGACATCTGTAAAACAAAATGGGTATGAAATTGGTCGTAAAGCGGCCAAACTTTTAACCGACCGTATCATGGGAAAATATACACAAAACGCTATTCAAAACATTGTGATGAATTGTGAACTGGTTATTCGCGGTTCCACTGCACCGGTTAAAGTTGTTTAGCCGTGGCCGGTATTTTAATCCTCGTAGGGGACGGCAACGCGTTATTTCTACCGGACATCCGCGAAAACGGATGGAAGTGGAGAAATCATTTAAAACAGAAAATTCCCAAATGAAATCTTCATTCTTCAATATTCAATCTTAAATCTTTCGTTGTACACTGTCGCCTCCGTATTTCTTCTTGATTTTGTCGAAGACTTGATCGACTTTTTTCTGCTTGTTGTCGGTTGGCTCCGAGAATAATAATTTTTGTCCGCTGCCTTCTGCTGTTAATCCGGAAACGCCGAAGCCTAAAAGCCGCAGTGCGCCGGCCGATTTACCGTGCCATTCTTCGAATACTTTTTTTGCTTCATCCCATAGCACTTTGCTGACATTGGTGGAATTGGCGAACGTATGACTTCTCGTTACGGTTTTGAAATTTCCATAACGCAGTTTGAGCGTAATGGTTTTGCCCTCGATGTTTTCTTCACGCAATCTGCCGGCAACTTCCTCGACCTGATTGAATAAAACTTCGAGCAGGGCGGCTTTATCTGAAACATCTTTTGGAAACGTCTCTTCAGCCGACATTCCTTTTGTGTCTCTATCAG
Protein-coding regions in this window:
- the aroF gene encoding 3-deoxy-7-phosphoheptulonate synthase; amino-acid sequence: MIVIMKEGASEKDVRHVVKLVKEYGLKEHVIVGTNRTVIACLGDKRNVDKGAIENASNVERIVPILAPYKIASREVKKENTQIKIGEKGFPLGGKKVGVIAGPCSVENEKQLLYTAEKVAAAGCIGLRAGAFKPRTSPYAFQGLGVEGLKLLAKAKKNTGLAIVTEVVAVEQIEVVAEYVDVLQVGARNMQHYPLLEALGKVNKPVLLKRGMSAQLDEFLLAAEYIINAGNSQVILCERGIRTFEDYVRNTLALAIVPELKARTHLPVVVDPSHGTGHAHMIPAMSRAAIAAGADGLLIECHHDPEHALSDGAQSITPEVLAQLMTQIKAIAKAIDRDA
- a CDS encoding EF-hand domain-containing protein yields the protein MANSLMEKLDTNSDGSLNADEISNAEGDLAEKITGADSDEDGSVSLEELIADITKFEGGMRPNMPPPPPSEDDAEDMATNIIDELDTNKDGVLSLDEIMAGGEKAEKILDADSNGDGQVTEDELVEDITKMQQQMETENKISSLTDLALNTYASATNILESDDSLLSLAA
- a CDS encoding NAD(P)H-dependent oxidoreductase — translated: MKNLLYIKASPREQRSHSHSIAREFLTAYQQTNPEDKIIVNDLFDIPLPEFDNFAAESKYAIIHGKEKTPEQVKKWSQIEKIIAQFKSADKYLISTPMWNFSIPYKLKHYLDIILQPGYTFSAANGVYKGLAGGKPMCVIYARGGSFDESSPIDFQKKYLDFILGFIGFTDIKSIICQPTLQDEQTVNKAQDKAIADAQSIAKTF
- a CDS encoding HNH endonuclease translates to MSIFEPQSGLTCSVLVLNKHYMPLRIINVKRALCMLCRDLAEVISYEQGQYYNYDFESWRDISQMKLTFEPTQHDWITSVNFHIAVPRIVRLLFYDRLPRNDVKFNRRNIFARDNNHCQYCGKKFPTSELSLDHVVPKSCGGAANWENLVCACTKCNAKKGGRTPKEANMKLTKLPVKPKRNPTVHLHLSHERYHSWKQFLDHAYWSVELT
- a CDS encoding LacI family transcriptional regulator, producing the protein MASGAASLRDVAQAANVSVPTASRILRRVDIARFSEDTCSRVWAAAEKLRYRPNMLVKGLQTGLTHTIGAMVPPFDSYWSSVLYGIHDTLISVDFVPINLWVRHGDNFASSGPVDDLEQIHRLIDRRIDGVIMWPPITPDFYEHNEELASRNVPVVTIDHELPVKYGADSVTTNEEHGAELVAKHLLDLGHRNIAHFGDIGIDTYSWAQRRRRFFEKRIDTVQGASCFAVEKPKNADGIEIAKKILTANPRPTAVYAASDTLARYVYLAAAELKLRIPEHLSVVGFADLDFAAYMMPALTSVKQNGYEIGRKAAKLLTDRIMGKYTQNAIQNIVMNCELVIRGSTAPVKVV